The region CAAGGCTACAACCATCGGTCACTCACACACTTATTACAAGCTCGAGCATCCTTATTACAATACACTACTCGGATTACATAGGtacaaaatgaaatagaaacTCAGATCTAGCCAAGCGTCACGTCCTTGCCCACGTTCGAATTGGAGCCTACAACACCTGATACTTTGACAaagctgggacgttgaatgtcccaggggtatgaaacacccaagttagataataacatctaagtgagatggtttcaCGAAAGAAGTAGATCATGtatgaaatgcaagtatgcaaagtGAAACCCCTTTTGTGGAAGCcacgccagggtgttgcaatcacccccgcgcacgtcatgctcacctcaaacacgcatatgtgactccgcgagtcactcatggcggccactaacttgccacaaacaaccacatgccATGAAATGATGAAACAAGTAAAGTAACATGCTAATCAAAGAGATCAAGTGAGTATATCCACATTCAACACAAATGGTTCAAGTAATAATCAATATGAAGCACAATTAATgcaagaaaccactcacctcgatcATTTCCCCTCAATAACACTGTTTATAGTCCGCTTTCGAGCAACAGGGGTTCTTCTGCAGAAATCACATATTTtagtgaaccaaaccttaaatatttctactcagggttgtaggtaattaaaataggagaacaacggtgaaaattcCAGGCCAATCGGAGGTCGAATGAGCCCTCACGGGCCctcggaagggtggccacgcgctgccCCTTCTCTaatttgcaacccaaaattaaaacggccatatcttgctcattttaactccgatttgctctccgtttgaacctacgaactCCCCTTTCAATGTACTACGAtcctaaagaaagaaaagtggaTTACCTTTTGAAAGAAAAGTGGCTTACCTTTTAGGTTTCTTCTTCGTTTTTGGCAACTTCCAATCTGGTCACTCTTCTTGgcttcttttttgttcttcctcCTTTGGATTCTTTTCCCTTACTTTTCTTCTCTTAATTTTCCTCTACGTGGACCACTCTTCTACCCCTTTTATAGCCTCATCATCTTCAAGCTCATGGTTGCACCTTATCTCTTTTGGGTTGGCATTTTCTTCCTAGTCATTATTGCCATCTTTGAAAAAAACTCTCCTTTGATTCTTTCTTCCCTTGTAAGTCTTTTCTCTCCCAATCCACTCCTTCCATTTTCCCTTACGTGCCTTCCCATCTTATCCTTACTTTTAATGAGCCAATAGCATGCTTCCAACTTCATTTACTTGTGAATTAAGGATAAAGGTAATCATGGTTTAAGACTTTTGTGCACAAATCATCCAATAACACTTtaccacctcaaggcttcttcAATAAGACTTCATTATGTCAATTAGTCTTCCAATGAAAGTTTACCAACTCATgccacttaagacttttggggtaagaatCATCATTACttcatttgaataattttatcttcctattcaagcttctcctttcttccaatcttaaactTCCAAATACTCTCTcacgtggctttaggataagctctatcattctcttcttttgcaagctAATACAAGACTTCCAAACAAAGTCTTCCAAGTCAAGTCTTCcaagacttttggtgtaagattAATTATTACACCCATAAGACTTTAAGACTTTAGGAAAATTCTCAACCAATTCCATTTCTCCAAcacatggcttctaggataGGGATTCATCATTGCTAATATTCTCATTTGTTGGAGAAAGTTACTTCTTTTACAAATCATGATATTTGCTTTTGGGTCCTAAAACCATTCccatttacacttaaattcaaaacttccatttaaaacactttattgcatcatccaacctttatattaaattttggggtattacaagaaTGCAATCTTGACATCCATTttccaaatctcatagtcgTATTATGTGATAATAGCTAGCATAATCCAGATAAATTTAGCCATAGCGACTAACAAGAAGGTATCGCCATAATTAACACCATGTTTATGATgataaccttttgccacaagtCATGCTTTGAAGGTTTGCACCTTCCCATCAACAAAAATATTCCTCTTATAGATCCATTTGCAACCTATAGGAACTATTCCCACAAGCGAATCTATTAGAGTCCAGACTTGGTTAGAATACGTAGATTCCATTTTTAACTGCATAGCCACATGCCATTTTTCGAAATCCATATCAATTATCACTTCCTCATAAGTGGTAGGATCAACTAATTGTTCACAATCTCCATGTAGGAACATTTCCTACATCTCCTTCATAATAAATCCGTATCATTTTGGATAGCGAGATACTTTACCTAGTCTACGAGGTTCTTATGGGATGACATCACTAGGACCTACTAGTTCTAGATTGGCTTCTTCAGTAGTTTGGATTTGCTATTTTGAGGACACTTCCTCAAGTTCTACTTTCCTTCCATCACTGCCTTCCTGAACAAATTGTTTTCCTAGGAATAAAACATATCTACTGAACAACATTCTTTGATCAACTAATTGTTCACTATCTCCAGGCAGGAACATTTCCTATATCGCTCGCCCCCTTGGTTGTTCCTTGCTTTCTTAGCGACTTGATCATTAGGATTTTACCCCTAACTTCCTTTATCATTGTCTCCTTACCCACTCCTTGTTCTAGTTAATGCTTCCACCTCCATCCTTTTGGTTACCGGGCTTTTTCGAGCCAAAAGTTTCTTCCCATCTAATCACCTTCACAGCTCGCTTGTAGAACTCACCCACGTCCCTTATGGTGGACTTATAAATTGATAGAGCTTGTCATCTTTTTGAAGCCCTGCAGATATCGCAGTCAGAATACTTTCATCTGTTGGGTCCTCAACATTATTgacctcgcgcctgaacctcTCTATGTAATCCTTCAAGGATTCGCTGGATCGCTAGAAAATCATAGCTAGGTGACATGTTGGAGCGAACTGCCTCCGAAGCAATCTGTACCGGTTGATGAACTTCCTTTGACACTCTTCCCAGCTATAGATACTTTGAGGATTGAGACTCCTTAACCATGTTCGAGGTATGTCCCCCAGGGTCGCAGAGAATTCTTGGCATTTCTCCAATGAACTCGAAGTCTGCAGGTCCATTTGGATGTTGAAAGCATGGAGATAGTCATATGTGTCGCCATTTCCATTGTACTGAGTGATGTTGGGGACCTTGAATCTGTGAGGGAGAGGCTCCAATTCGATTTTCCTAGAAAACAAGGTCTTCTCATCGAGGTCTCCCCTCTGATTGTGTGCTCCATGGCGTGCCTCCAATTGTTAGACCCTTTGCAGTAATTCCTCCACGGTTGGGTTTTGATCCATAGATCGTCCGGGGAGTGACTGACTCTCTCATCTGCCACCTCGCTCTAGAGAATAGCGATCTCGCGGCATATGTCGTCTCTTATTTCCAGGATCCGGGGAGTTGTAGTATGTGGCGGGACTTAAGCTGATTCTGGCCAAGCTCTACCCTAGACGCGGATGGCCACATCGCCAACTCCCTTCATGAACCTATTTATGGCAATCTCTATAACAATTTGCTATCGCCCTTAGATTTGTGGGGTGCACCTCCAGTTCTTTACCTCAAGATCGCCGCTCATCCGATCTCTTAGATCGTGAGTTTGAGGAATGCATAGATCCAGCCCTTCATGATGTTCCTCTACCTTCCCTTTTGTCTGGAATGGGTTTTTTGTCCTAAGGCTATGAGACACCTCCAGGTGGTGTGACCTCCACCTACTTTTGGACAACTTGGACCTATGTTTGGGCCAACACCCTAACTGCATCCGCGAGCTACATGACTATGTTCTCTAATACCTCCTGACGCTGTTGCCAGGCATGAATCGCCTCTATCCCTGGGACAGGGGTCAGAGACTGATAGGGAACCCATGAGGGAATGCTTGAGGTGGTCCAACCAATGGGGGAACAGAAGCAGTTACAGCAGTTTCAACTGTGCCCCTGACTAGTGGAACATCCAGCAATTGGGCAATATCATATTTGGGTTGGTTAACCACCACTTCATAACTCCTTGTGCTTCTTCCTCTTGCCATTTCTATCAATTAATGCGGGCCCTccttctagcgccaaaatgttgACGTTTagaattggtcgaccgtgataAGGTAGGTGCGCCTTGCCTCCAGTTATTAAGCGGCATTTTTGTCATGCAAGCTGATCGGATTGCCAACGAGCTAAAGGCCTTGCTAGGAGCTTGCTTACTCTCGCTGTAAGAGCTCGGGTTTTAACGATCTACGACCTTGTTGAGGTGTCCCCGACTTTAGACCCATTGGACTTCGAGAGGTTTAGCCGGCCTGCTCGATAAAGTCTAGTCCGTAAGAGGTGGTCCAtaagtaataatataaaatattacttaatataattattattttaaaataaatattaatttgatgcaatacactaaaatattttattatcatcataaattatttaataattgaattattttatttttatgaatgtatattatttattaatattattttcataaatttctttattttgatttaacaattaattagatgtttcaaaaaaaaaattcagatagAAAATTCGATCTCAAATTTAGTCCGTAATTACTGACTGACGTATTTCAATGACAAAGTTAGTCGAAAATCCACCAACCGAACATTTAGTCACAAAATTTGTGGTCAAAATCGATTACAAAATTAGCAATGGCAATTTTCGTTACTGAATCGGTCAAAAAAAATCGGTCGCATAATTATTGACTGAAGTTTACGTCGCTAAATTGGTTGGCAAAGAATTCGATCGCGAATTTTAGTAATTGGTCATTAATTTGTCACTAATTATCGATTGATTAAGTCGGTCCCAAAAAATCAATCACAAAACTGCATTTTTCTGGTAGTGCACCTCGTAATGGCGGTCCTCTCCATATGTATCAATTCTATCAGTAAACAAAtgcaaaaacaattaaaataaattcaaaccatATGATATTGGCTTAAAATGCGTTCCACATGTCAGGGacagaaataaaacaaagatgTAAAACATTTATGTgggcgtatatatatatatatatctatataataaaacagaacTATTTTTGAAATGTCTCAAATGTATAGACATTTTAACGATTGagatttattttaaacattCCAATGGCTGAGATACATTTAAGTTCCCGCCCACACCCACGCCACtaactctctctatctctctctcacaaacccaCCCATGCCatctcactgcctctctctccctctctctttctctctctctcacaaacccacccacccaaaTCCCTAAATCCCCATCCTCGTCTCCCACCGAAGCTATTTGTTGCTGCCGCCTGAAACTCCATCGCGGCTCCTCATTGCTTAAAGTCGCAGCCAACTGAAGCTCCATCATGGCCTCAAGTTGCTCAAAGCCACCGATGCCTCAAACTGCCTTTACGTCACCATCACCGCCTCCTCGCTACCTCAATGCCGCCGCCGCCACCTTCAGCTCCATCACATCCTCCTCACCGCCTCTGTTGAATCGCCTCAGTCGCATATACACATACTTATCTATacgcatatacacacatatatatatatcggttacacacacatatatcaaTCATTTCTCTATTCAAGTTATGTTAGGATTTGAATACTCTGATTGTCCATTTCATTATCCAACATTGGATTCGAGTCTTAAGTTTAGCTTTGATGCTCGGTATGTTATGATAGGATTTGAATACTCTGATTGTCCATTTGATTATTCGACATCGGATTTGGGTCTTGAGTTTAGCTTTAATGCCCGGTTGCGGTGGAAATTCgtatttttcctcttattttatgttttctatttttgggCCAAGCACGTAAAGTAAAATGCTCGtaattttggcccaaatcaTAATTTTGAATACTTGGTTATTCTTTATCATCGTCTAGAATTCACGCAGAAAGATCATATGATTTAGGACTAGCTGTTTGCTACATGTTGTCtttatatgagaaaaattaagcaGTCCATAGTTTAACTCACGTGGAATTTGACACTGGAATGTGAACGTATGGTGTTGTATAGGTAGGACTAGATTTTAGGATGCTTTAATGACTTCGAAAACAAGTCCATGTTTGAATATGGCTCATTCAATCAGCAATTGCCTAGAGTGGTGGTTTGGTGCCCTTACCCTTACATGCTTACTTAACTTTATTTAACTCCACTAATATTGTATGTGTGTTCTCCTTTTCTCCATCCTATTTATCTGTTTTTCGTTAAGTTCTCCATCTTACCTTTTTTGAGATTTCAAATGTTCTGTTGCAATATGCATCCTCAAACACACTACTGCCATTCTCCTCCACAAAGTATCTTGGTGGGGGGATGGCAGGGGGCAAAATGTACCTTTTAGTAGAAAATCAACATCATCTTTGTTATAGTATTCCCAGTTGATCGTTGTTAAAGATTTTGATTTAGAGGTCAACTGAGTGTCATACCTAATTGGAATTGAAATTGGAGAAAAGGTTGATATATTGCTATGAAGATGGTAATCATGGGGCATGGCCATTAAAAGTAGGATTAAGATGGGAATAAAATGGAGTTGTTTTATAGTGTATGCCCCCCTCGATTGGCGATGATGGGGGGTTCAAGGAACCCCCGATAGGGGTTTGTTCAAGGGCTCCTTGAGCCCCCACTCGGCCGTTGTTGGGGGCCCTTGAAGCCCTCGACCAGCGGCGATTGGGGGCTCCAGaaaaaatgaaatgggaaaagtTGTTGATTTAGAGCCGAGTCAGGGAAGAAGGTTAGGATTTGGGCTCAATTTGTTTACTTGGGACGAGGTGGGGACACACCTGCAACGCTATTAGAGGCGACAAGCTTCTCTACATACAGGTGTTCGATTCAGAGGAGGATCTAGCGATGTTGCTAGCCAAATACACTATCGATCTGTCGGATAAGTTTGCCAAAGAGAGAGGTGCTTTCACCGTCATGTTGTCTGGAGGTTCTCTAATCAAGTCGCTCAGGTGatgaatctaatttttttttgtctcttttttggtcaaattttttgtttatttatttttcctatttgatTCCTaagaaaaaatagtaatttagtatatatatgtataaattgaGGGTAAATTGAGGGTCTCACATGTGACTTCATGCTACTATCTGATGCTTGCCGTGTTGAGATTATTATTAGAGAAATTGAGGGTAAATTACCATGTATAAATTGAGGGTAAATTGAGGCATGGACTGGAGGCTTACCCAAAGAGGGTGTAACCACTTAAGCATGTTTCATTTTGGAAGCTTCTATTCATGtgtaatatttgtaaacatgtTGTGATGTGTTCCAATAGGTGTGTTTATGTTCATATATACATTTGATGTACTTAAAGGCCCCAAGTGTGAGGATCAAGAGAATGGTATGTGGATTGTAAATTTGTGATATAATTAATCTTTAAATGAagtttattatgaatgattaGACTTACATTTGTGTCTATTCATTGGTTAAGATTAGGGGTGCTCATAAATCAAGTCAGCCTGAGAGTCAAAAAAAAACCAATGTGATTGAGTTAGTTTGGTTCAAGTTTTTTTCCAATTtgggttaattttattttgcttctttttctttctttttttttttttcatttggacTCAATTGACATCGAGTTGAGTCCAATTAGACCATTGAGTTTGTGGGACCAAGTAATATAAAGCTCCTTTTGCCTAAAATTACCTTTCTTTCTTATTGGATCCATTGTTCAATAGTTCATTTTTTTACTAAGTCACTTTAAGGACCAGGGGTTGACTATCTGATGCTTATCGTGATGCTTCCCTCTTAAAATTGTAATGTTGACATGTTGTACAAATTAGTACTAACTATCCACAACATGGAGCATTATGGGGAGTGCAGGTATGCTTCtagtttttcttctttgtacGAGTTactatatttcttttcttttgctaaTTTCTATCTTATGCAATCTATGGTTAACTATATTGTCTGTTTTATAAGCTTAACAATTACAGTAATCTTTGTAAGTCTCCTCAACATTGTAGAATACATTATAGTTCCATTTATATGTTTTGAGAactatttgcaaaaaaaaaaaatctttcaaaataaagCAGTTGTAGGAaaccattaaaaaatattttatgggttCAGTTGTTGAAATGATTATCATATgagtatgaaaattaaatgaaatcaaTGGTATTTTTGaatgataagaagaagaagaagaaggggtaGAAAAAGAAGGTGGTGGGCTTTTTCCTGTGATTAGAGTTGTAGGTGAGACTGAGGAGAGACATATAATGGGGAAAGCAATGGGGAAAGAAGAGGGCAACACAAGTCCTTTCCCGGAGAAGGTATCAGTTTtcactttctttattttcctgtgcatatgtatacatatgtgtATGCTTAGAGATGCATATTTATGTTAAGGCCATATGTTACTTCGTACAATTTTGCatattattctttctttctctcaaataaactatttcattattttatttgtgtggtTGAGAGTTGCCAAGAATTTTCATCTTTATGTTCTTGATAAAGATTCTATATTCAATGGACTGAGTGGCTTGGTGGATTACCTACTAGGTCATTGCTGAAAATCTctttgaagaagaaatcaaaggtTTTAAAGCAATGTTCACTAACATGGACACATGCAATAGTGGCACTATTACCTATGAGGAACTAAAGTCGGGATTGGCTCAGCTTGGGTCAAAGTTGTCTAAGGCTGAGGTAAAGCAACTCATGGAAGCTGTAAGTTGCAAAACTGACTAGAACTATATCCCTTGgtcttatttgtttttttgcatCTTGATATCATTCTTAAAGTAACTACATTATCATATGGTGCAGGCTGATGTGGATGGAAATTGAACAATTAACTACATTGAATTTATTACTGCAACTATGCATAGACAAACTAGAAAGAGATGACCATCTATATAAAGCATTTCAGTATTTTGACACTGATGGCAGCAGGTGAGGCCATTAATCTTGCATCTCAATAACAGTAGTCATATTGTCTATTGATAATGAACATCTGATTAGGCAAAAATAAGGAAAGTATATGTTCGTCACCATATTGCTCtggttaaaaaggaaagaaaacccTTGCCTTTCTATTTATGGTTGAGTTAGTTTCAAAGTCTGTAATCACTCTAAGATGGCATTTCTTTACCGAGAATAAATAACTAGCACAGTTTAACAACTGCAATTTTTTAGAGAGTATCCACATTTTAACCCTTTTTATTTCACTAAAGTCATGacattaaaaatgatcaaacgaTTTTCAGcttaatgcatgtttatattcattgtttgattatttcatGTTTAAGAACTATATACATTATCTTCAAACACGTAATATAGGGCGAGTTTAGGCTTTCAGTTTAGTACATGTCCGAATTCaatgtttaattatttcacattcaaattcaatgttcgattttattttaattacaccgtgcctttaggcacgggttacccctagtatatatatatatatatacagagagagagagagagattgaaatgtaaaaattgAGTTCACAATAGGGTGAACTCTATggaatttattcatttatatcttcatttatttcAATACCAAATGCATTCCAATGAAGGCATTAGGTAGTTTAATTCCTTTCtgtcaacatatatataaacatacataTCGACTAATTGTTCAACAATCGAGATTATGAGATCCTTCAATTCAAACAAACCTAATGTAGTCTATCGGGAATGTTTGAAGAACCATGCCGCTGCCATTGGACGTGCGGCATATGATGGATGTCAGGAGTTCCTTGCAGTTGGCCGCGAAGGCACTCCTGAAGCATTCAAGTGCGTTGTTTGCAATTGCCACCTAAACTTCCATCGGAAGGAGACAATAGTAGGGTTGCACCAACTTCCTCCCCACTTGCAATTTGTGGCGCACTGAGGACCCTCGCCTGGAATCCAATTCCCGTCGGGCTTACCAGACACAGAAGATCTTGAACTGTATTTAGTAAGGAACAAAAGCAAAAGATGTTGGATTTAGCGGAGAAGCTTGGATGGAGGGTtctaaaagagaaaaaggaactGATTCACCACTACTGCGAAGAGATCGGTGTAAAGACAAGCTCTTTTAGAGATTGGGTTTATAACAATAAACCCTAGAATAtgatattcatatatatatataatatttatgtatgcaTATAGGAACCAACTAGGTCACAAGAAATCATGGTTTCTGATTCAATCAAGTTCAGTATGTTCGAGCATCTTTTAGATTGATTAAATGATTCCTACAATTATGGTGTTCTAATCAACTAAAATGAGCTCCTTTCTTTGATGGGGGTTTCAACATTCTGTTGCATGTAtcattcaattcttaaataaatttcatttaagaATGTTTTCCAGCTTTAAATGTTATCTATAAAGAAAACCCAGACGTTTCGTGTCAATCTTTCctagttcttttcttttgtttcagtTTAAGATACTTATGTTAGAAAGTAGCTTTCatatacaattatttttcttcttcttttttgttatttgcttAGCATTTCTCATCTTATTTCTATGTAAACGTATTATACAAAAAATGTTCAAGCTTAAAAATATTTCCATGTTAAAGAGCTGGTAATCATACTTTtaccttaaaaatatcaaaaaccaacaaatttgataaaaactTGTAGtcatttgtttatattttctatcgtaaaaattagttttttattcaaacacaaaaataaaattcacgtgaacaaattttctataatcgtagaaagtattttatttccaaacaaaattagagGAGCGAAAAACTTTATCAACTTAATTATctaacaaaaacaataaaaatgaaaagcCTAAAAAGGTGAAATTCTCTTCAAGTACttgaattatttcaaaaatatttattcaagaatcaTTCTTAAAGTGAAATTCACTTCTTTTCTTGCCAAATAATGTGATGAGAAAATCTAGAACTCCATAAGTTCCTTTATTGTGAATTTTTTACTTTCTAGtgttcaatttatattttaaaagattttgaagAGTAAAATCTATTTTCAAGTACAGATAAAATTGCATAACGGTTTACAGTAAAAAAAGATGTTAGATTACTTACCAAATaaggggggaaatttctttaaatcaaTTTGTTAGCATTTTACTGAAACAATAAAAATCCAAATCCAACTCCTTTTAAATCGTAACGGttagaagaaaataagataGATGCAcaaatgaatctcctataactGTGacataatatttgaattattttattgttaatcttgattgtaatatttatatcaaaaaaatgaaaaagagaaagaaggggtggaggggggagggggaaaGGAAAGTTCGATCCAGATAAACCAAATCCAAGTTAAGTTGGTCAACCCTATTGGGTTGGCTATGAAAACTAGAGAACCGTATACATTTTGTTGCACAACACCCTTCAATTTCTATCAAATGATACGACTTCTAACCACAATGTATACAAAGCTTTTTCTAGCAACGAACAACAACTAGGTTCTGAACCATAATGGTACGACTTCTAACTaccctttcttctcttttgtttttgtatatatgcattacaaatatacacacacacatatgtatacAAATAAAGGTGACCCTGACCTTTTGGACTTAGGCTTGTTATTAAGATCCTACAGTTggattgttttgattttctaatACGTGGGTCATTAGCATTTGGTAGTATGTTCCAATCATTGAAATCTACCACACTTGAGGGCCGAAGATgc is a window of Diospyros lotus cultivar Yz01 chromosome 10, ASM1463336v1, whole genome shotgun sequence DNA encoding:
- the LOC127811088 gene encoding zinc-finger homeodomain protein 5-like, translated to MRSFNSNKPNVVYRECLKNHAAAIGRAAYDGCQEFLAVGREGTPEAFNKEQKQKMLDLAEKLGWRVLKEKKELIHHYCEEIGVKTSSFRDWVYNNKP